One stretch of Brachyhypopomus gauderio isolate BG-103 chromosome 8, BGAUD_0.2, whole genome shotgun sequence DNA includes these proteins:
- the fam83c gene encoding protein FAM83C, translating into MNSDALRPTPNTGRKASGKLATRLEELKNPWRQCSGLELSHNETARLATDALLESGEKGYRRVLSEEKELNFLSSLDIHYITESAAKTASPENSPNGSDRDYGEGDTVSELTSGTYFPMMSDEEPPLLELGWPEVLNRHGPSETQIYFQRDKSQNIKDLIRSLISKAKKVIALVMDIFTDVDLFCDLLEASKKRKIPVYILLDEKNLCYFIDMCKELDIQNLHINNMRIRSICGETYCTKSGKKFTGQVQEKFMIIDCQEVVAGSYSFTWLSSQVHSNMILHFSGDITESFDREFRCLYADSQIIERFHNPDEEGLPHYSFNAMIPNMYVFQDRGSRERVSPENSSSQSSNSVSSVKAAPGFPPPVYKVTQEKKDSGNPVKGQERRGRGSPNGTLLAPAAERPVSGHGPSATIEWTKTPEFHRPTLAPTFKYDSYDYKNVYHNTAKSPPQSHPQPPLENKAAPKMRSPTHPLFNKFTDLFGSSSKEKDSSHLQRSPPQSTAFGGPDLSQNEPESIQGPPPPGPMPRERAGQDTSMLRRDVKRMTLGHSKLDLVNHYNKMKSKHVYSRFELKNNIPH; encoded by the exons ATGAATTCTGACGCCCTGCGACCGACACCAAACACCGGGCGTAAAGCGTCGGGTAAGCTCGCCACTAGGTTGGAGGAACTGAAGAACCCTTGGAGACAATGTTCTGGACTCGAACTAAGCCATAACGAGACAGCTCGGCTTGCAACGGACGCGCTCTTGGAGTCCGGAGAAAAAGGATACCGACGTGTTTTGAGCGAAGAGAAAGAACTGAACTTTCTTTCGTCTCTTGATATTCACTATATCACGGAGAGTGCAGCCAAGACAGCTAGTCCAGAAAATAGTCCTAACGGGTCTGACAGAGACTATGGAGAAGGAGACACTGTTTCGGAACTAACTTCAGGAACATACTTTCCAATGATGTCCGACGAGGAGCCACCTCTTCTGGAACTGGGCTGGCCGGAGGTTCTTAACCGACACGGTCCCTCAGAGACGCAAATTTACTTCCAACGAGACAAGTCACAAAACATCAAAGACTTAATCCGATCACTGATCAGTAAAGCTAAAAAG GTTATTGCCTTGGTCATGGACATTTTCACAGATGTGGACTTGTTCTGTGATCTACTTGAGGCATCCAAAAAGCGGAAGATACCAGTGTATATTCTACTGGATGAGAAGAACCTCTGCTATTTCATTGACATGTGCAAAGAGCTAGATATCCAGAACTTACACATAAAT AATATGCGGATACGAAGCATATGTGGAGAGACGTACTGCACAAAAAGTGGAAAAAAATTTACCGGACAGGTTCAGGAAAAATTCATGATCATTGACTGTCAGGAAGTCGTAGCTGGATCATACAG TTTCACTTGGCTCTCCAGTCAGGTGCATAGCAACATGATTTTGCACTTTTCTGGCGACATCACGGAGAGTTTTGACCGGGAGTTCCGCTGCCTCTATGCTGACTCCCAAATCATCGAGCGTTTCCACAACCCAGATGAGGAGGGCCTTCCCCATTACTCTTTCAATGCCATGATACCCAACATGTATGTTTTTCAAGACAGAGGAAGTAGGGAAAGGGTGAGTCCAGAAAACTCCAGCAGCCAGTCCAGCAACAGTGTGTCTAGTGTCAAAGCAGCTCCAGGCTTTCCTCCTCCAGTCTACAAAGTCACCCAGGAGAAGAAGGATTCTGGAAATCCAGTCAagggacaggagaggagaggcagaGGATCACCCAATGGTACCCTGCTGGCCCCAGCAGCAGAGCGGCCCGTGTCAGGACATGGCCCTTCCGCTACTATTGAATGGACCAAAACACCAGAATTCCATCGGCCAACTCTTGCGCCTACATTCAAATATGATTCCTATGATTACAAGAATGTCTATCACAACACTGCCAAATCGCCTCCTCAATCACATCCTCAGCCGCCTTTGGAGAACAAAGCTGCCCCCAAGATGCGAAGTCCGACGCATCCTTTATTCAATAAATTCACGGACCTCTTCGGCTCCTCGTCCAAAGAGAAAGACTCCTCTCATTTGCAGCGGTCGCCTCCACAGAGTACTGCTTTTGGCGGTCCGGATCTCTCTCAAAATGAGCCAGAGAGCATACAAGGACCTCCTCCACCAGGCCCGATGCCTAGGGAGCGGGCAGGCCAGGATACTAGCATGCTCCGTAGGGACGTCAAGCGCATGACCCTGGGCCACAGCAAACTGGACCTGGTTAACCACTACAACAAGATGAAATCAAAGCATGTCTACAGCCGCTTTGAACTGAAGAACAATATACCCCACTGA